From Carya illinoinensis cultivar Pawnee chromosome 5, C.illinoinensisPawnee_v1, whole genome shotgun sequence, one genomic window encodes:
- the LOC122311497 gene encoding (-)-germacrene D synthase-like: MSSLPVSRIPTQTLSPISGVNRPLATFRPSIWGDHFISYGSKSMEITSETLEEVQRLKEKVHNMLMAPVDNISQKLELIDAIQRLGVSYHFESEIDDIIQQIHNNDDNTGDSHDDLYTISLRFRLLRQQGYNTPSDVFSKFKDSEGRNFKESIIHDVRGILSLYEASHMRVHGEDILDEALHFTTTQLESMVSNLNPSVAAQVRRALERPLRKWLPRLEARHYFSTYPETASFNEVVLNFAKLDFNILQRLHQKEVSELSRWWKEYLGVPEKISYVRDRVVEVYFMWTLGTYFEPQYSHGRMMLGKVVCLVSIIDDTYDAYGTFEELKLFTDAILRWDNCCIEQLPEYMKSIYKAVLDLTKEIEEEMSKEGRIYARYYTKEAFKTVAQAYFVEAKWMKEKYIPTVEEYMSNALVSGGYGAVTTLSFLGMRDATKEVFDWSCSNPKIVRAAETICRLMDDLVSSEFEQKRGHVVSAIDCYIKQHNVTRHEVEEEFKKQIEDAWKEINSEFLKPTQVPKHFLERVLNLSRVMDVIYKDDDGYTKVTQVLIDGVTSLLVDPVQI, from the exons ATGTCTAGTCTTCCAGTTTCAAGGATTCCTACTCAAACCCTGAGCCCAATTTCTGGTGTAAATCGTCCGTTGGCAACTTTCCGTCCAAGCATTTGGGGAGATCATTTCATCTCTTATGGTAGCAAGTCCATG GAGATTACCTCTGAGACCTTGGAGGAAGTTCAAAGGCTGAAGGAAAAAGTGCACAACATGCTGATGGCTCCTGTCGATAACATATCACAAAAGCTGGAGCTGATTGATGCCATCCAACGGTTAGGCGTCTCTTACCATTTTGAAAGTGAGATCGATGACATAATCCAACAAATTCACAACAATGATGACAACACTGGAGACTCTCATGACGACCTCTACACTATTTCTCTCCGTTTTCGCTTACTGAGGCAGCAGGGTTATAACACTCCGAGTG ATGTTTTCAGCAAGTTTAAGGACAGTGAAGGTCGGAACTTCAAGGAATCAATTATTCACGATGTGCGAGGTATTTTAAGCCTGTATGAAGCTTCGCATATGAGGGTGCATGGAGAAGATATACTTGATGAAGCACTTCATTTTACTACAACGCAACTCGAGTCGATGGTGAGTAATTTAAACCCTTCTGTTGCTGCACAAGTGCGTCGTGCCTTAGAGCGGCCTCTTCGAAAATGGTTGCCAAGGTTAGAGGCGAGACACTATTTTTCTACCTACCCAGAAACTGCTTCATTTAATGAAGTTGTTCTCAACTTCGCTAAGTTGGATTTTAACATACTACAACGGCTACACCAGAAGGAAGTTTCCGAGCTCTCGAG GTGGTGGAAAGAATATTTAGGGGTCCCGGAAAAGATATCATATGTCCGAGATAGAGTGGTGGAGGTGTACTTCATGTGGACTTTGGGAACGTACTTTGAACCCCAATATTCTCATGGGCGGATGATGCTTGGCAAAGTGGTTTGCTTGGTCTCAATTATTGATGATACATATGATGCCTATGGTACCTTTGAAGAGCTTAAACTCTTTACAGATGCAATTTTAAG GTGGGATAACTGCTGCATAGAGCAACTCCCAGAGTACATGAAATCTATCTATAAAGCAGTCTTGGATCTTACTAAGGAAATTGAGGAAGAGATGTCCAAGGAAGGAAGGATATACGCCCGTTACTATACAAAGGAAGCA TTCAAAACCGTAGCTCAAGCCTACTTTGTTGAAGCCAAATGgatgaaggaaaaatatatacCCACGGTGGAGGAGTACATGAGTAATGCCCTAGTAAGCGGTGGTTACGGTGCAGTTACAACCTTATCTTTTCTTGGCATGCGAGATGCAACAAAGGAGGTCTTCGATTGGTCTTGCAGTAACCCTAAGATTGTTAGAGCAGCAGAAACGATATGCAGACTCATGGATGACCTTGTCTCTTCTGAG TTTGAGCAAAAGAGAGGACATGTTGTCTCTGCCATCGACTGCTATATCAAGCAGCACAATGTCACAAGGCATGAGGTAGAAGAAGAATTTAAGAAGCAGATCGAGGATGCATGGAAAGAAATTAACAGCGAGTTCCTTAAACCTACTCAGGTGCCAAAGCATTTCCTAGAGCGAGTTCTCAATCTCTCACGTGTAATGGATGTTATTTACAAGGATGATGATGGATACACAAAGGTTACACAAGTGCTAATAGACGGTGTCACTTCATTGCTTGTTGATCCAGTGCAGATATGA